The Takifugu rubripes chromosome 16, fTakRub1.2, whole genome shotgun sequence genome contains the following window.
ACTATTATTGATGCAGAATAATCACATTTCTCATTAAAGTGAAGCATTTTGTTCAAAGCAAAGGGAGCATGTTTGAGTATTTAGGAGTTTTCAATCAATTTTGGTCCATGTTTTCTGTCTAAAAGTAGATTAAATTGCTATAAATCTGACTTGTGGAGTCCTACTTGTCCTGTTTCTGCGTGGGTGACTCTGGGATTATGCACTTTACATCAATAAAGTGTTAAACTTTTGGAAAGCCTTTGCAACCTCGGCGTGAACGTTTTGCCAAAAACCAAACTTTTGATGAATAAATCCCCCATTAGCCACTTTCTCCAGCCGTTTAAAGCGTTTGGAATGAACAGCTTGCTCTCCAGACTGTTGTATCAAAGTGAATCCCCCAGCGTCAGAAAGATTTATTGCCTCTCCAGGAGAAGTATCCCGCCTGCAGCCTTGCGCAATGACTGACTTGCTGCGACTGCTCCCACAGACAGATTTAAACCCCAGTCTGCCAATAAGACTTGAGCCGAGCCGTCACTGGGAGTGGAGGCCAGGGGGGAGGGCTCGGCGTGTCGGGGCAAGACACGCCGTCTGGGTTTGTCTTACTTTTTATTCTGGAGTAAAAACTCAGAGTGGATCAAATAACTTCAAGTGTGTGCTTCTCAGAAGTGGTTCTTAAAGGAGAACGTGATGTTAACAGAATGGAGGATGAGGCCAAAGTTGATTCCCAGAGGGGAGCggacggagggaggaagaatGATGAGGAGCCACGGACTGCAGGTAGTGTGGAATGAGTGTTACTGCTCCCTTTAAATCAGGACCTACTTAAACAAGCCAACGCAGCAGGGCGACACTGTCCTCCATTACTGGAATTTATTCTGTTTCACGGATGTTTCTGAAATGGTGGCACCCGATTAGGCAATCACATCATTTCATCCCCAACTCCAACATCAGGCTTGGCAAAAGCATGAATAAATCATCACTGAAGAGAAATAAATCACGACGGCGTTTCATCTGTTCCCCTCCTGACATGTGCTGCTTTGCTGATGAGGCTCTGCGGACCTCTGCTGTGATTTGTTCTCTTCCCCAGACGAACGGGCGGCCGTGCAGGCGAGAACCTTCACCAGGTGGATCAATCTGGTTCTGCAGAGGGTAACACATAACTCCAGACTGCGGCACTCTTCTTTAACTGAAGCCAGTGAATTAATTTCACACTTTGTGGCTCCCAGAACGATCCTCCAGCCGCTGTGCGTGACCTGTTCAAAGACATCCGGGATGGAAGAATCCTGATGGCTTTGCTGGAACGGCTCTCTGGGAGCCAACTGGTGAGAGGCAATTTGCCTTTGAGCTGCCAGCTCTTCAGCTTCAAACACATTCAAGCCTTtgatttaaacagaaaaatggTTCCGCGGCTTACACCAAACCGGTTAGCGTTAGCTTAGCTCAGAAAACTTCCACCTTCACACACCTTCAAAGGTGAGAACATTTTGTTGACCTCACAACTGACTCTCAAGATGATTTTGCACCTCGAGTAGCTCGTTAGCGCACATTCTAACAATCTGCATCGAAAGCGTCTAAACGAGCTGGTAAATTATCGAAGAAAAGTTCGATTAGAGCGCTCTGGGGCTCAAACGGACCCCATTGATCACATTGCTGAGTCGATATCTGCTTCCTGCCCTGTGGCCGGTCTGAGTATCTGTCTGATTACCGGTTTTATGCCGATGACATTAGTGTTTGGCACTAGTGGAGGAAGATCAGAACTAGAATAATCTATAGTTTcacattaaataaatgaacaaacaaaTCCTTTAAGCTCTACAGGTTCAGGTCTCCTCCTCAGCGCATCTTCAGACTGAAGAACGTCTCTAAGGTCCTGGCGTTCCTGGACGGTAAACAGGTGATAAACTGGTCGAAACGTTGTGACAGTGTGATACACCGATACGCAGAGCTACTTTTCTTGACTGAACCTTCGCTCTCTGTTGTCCTTCAGGTGGACCTGCTCAGCATCAGCGCCTCTGGTGTTGTCGATGGCGACCCTTCTGTTGTTCTCAGTCTGCTCTGGAGCATCATCCTTCATTTCCAGGCAGGATTCTCCCATCATGCATCACTCCAGCTCTGCCGCATCTGCCGGACTGAGATCAGTCTGCTCTGTTTTGCTTTAATCCAGGTAAAGCAGGTGGTTGGAGGCCTTCAGGAGCCTTCCTCCAGCCCCCCTCTGTGCTCCACCGAGCGCCCTACACAGACTGGTGAATCTGGTGCTGACACCCTGCCAAGCAAAGGCAGGCAGGCTGCCAGAGAGTCAGAGCATCATGGGAAAACCGTCCACGCTCTGCTGCAGCGGGTCCAAAGATGCACGTCAGAGTGAGTCTGGAAAAGATCCTAAAACGAGGCCACCCGTCAGGTTGAAACGAGTCTGATCTGCTGACGTGTCGCAGGTTTGGGGTGGAAGTTGACGACTttgggaagagctggagcagcggCCTGGCGTTCCTGGCTCTGATTAAATCTATAAACCCGGCTTTGGTTGACCTGAGGGAGAGCTTATTGAGAGAGCCAAGAGAAAACATCCAGCAAGCTTTCACGTTAGCAAGCTGCAGTCTGGGCATAGCGCCCCTGCTGGAGCCCGACGGTACGACAGTAGCAAAGACAGGGCTGTCGATGTGACTCTGAACAACTTtattcttcccacagatgtgTTAAGCACATTTATAGATGAGCCGTCCATCATCACTTATGTGTCCACGTTCTTCCAACATTGTTCCACCACAGATGAGgtgaatatttattttctttttttttagctttggcTTTTCAAAATAACTGCCATCTGTCCCTCAACAACACGTTAATATTCACACGTTCCATTAGCATTCAGATCCGACTGAGTGCTGAAGGTCCAGTTTGAGTATCACAAAATATGGGAAAAATGTTCTGAAACTATTTTCATTTTGCAGGattgttcaggatgttctgAAGATACCGAAGCAAACTTTGGATCTTTGGGGACCGGGTTTGGAGGGAACCTCGCCATTGATCCAGAAGCTCAAGCTTTGCTGAAATGTTCAGAAAAGAGCTGCGAGCAGCAACTGTGGAAAAAATGGAGTCGTAGAGCGTCAGCCAGAGGGAATTCTGAAGAACCTGTGGGCGACGGTGCATCCGGCAGTAAGAAGGGCAGGTATCCGAATCCACCCAGTCCGCTGAACGCCAACATAGCCAGCCAGGAGATCCAGTCGTGGATGAAAACCTCAGATCGGTCACAACACAGAATGTACGAAAGCCACTTTTCTCTGAGCTCAGAGGAAGGCGTCTACAGCCTGTCTGTGGTGgattcagaggaggaggaggaggcctggagCCCCATCCTGGGCCTGAACAGAGGGGTTTTTCAGCCTTGCTCTCGgctaaaaacagagaaaacgcTCCTGAAACGAGGacaaacaggagaaaagctCACAGCTGAATCATGGGTGGATAGAACGTCTGCTTGGAATGAAAGGAGCAGCGGAGAGATGGTAAACAATGAGCCGGAGGGAGACATCAGAAAGACAGAAGCGTGTGAAGATGAAAGCTTTGTCAGAGGACAGATGAGCGATGGAGGCGCTTGTATAGACAAGGAAGGAAATCCAAGATCTACGGTGTCCCGGTATCATAAAACCCAGGCTCTGGGAGGTGGAGCAACAGAAATAAATCATTCTGAAGCTGCTGGCTGCAAGAAAGAGCAAAAAGGACAAACAGAAAGGAGCCTGTTTGAAAAACGTGGAAAGGTGAGGGAACAAACAAagtcaggtggaggagaggaagaggaagaggaggaggaggaagaggaggagggagcagctACTGTTAGCAGAGGACAACACTGGCAGGAACGCGACACCAGTACCAGAGGCTGTTCTGGGATCTGTCAGACATTCAGGTGAATCAGAGGGGAAAATGCCAACCGTCGCTAGCTGCTGCAGttagcagctaaagctaacggcTCCAGCAGGGTTACAGTAGTTTACAGCTTCATGAAATTATGGATATATAAAGGAGGAATTTAACGTCAAGGTGTTGtgttttatctgcttttttaACAGACAGGGAGGATTCCCTCCTGAAACCTCCAACGCTGCTGGCCTTACTCCACCAGAGACTGAAGTGCTTTTGCTCCTGTGGATCCTGACCTACTGTTGCTTCATCCTTTATCACATGATCTCCTGAGTTCACCCTTAGAGGGCCATATGATGCTCGTCTTTACTTCAATTTTCAAACAATAAAGATGTGTCTGCTGGATGATTCATTTAGCCTCATTGGAAGTTGCCAATTGCAGCGGATAAACTCGGCCACACGGGGGCGCTGCTGTACCTCCGCAGTGGCAGCCACGCGTGTCAACCTCTCCACTGCAATTTTTTTTGTTGGCTCCCAGATGACCTGCTGGGTAATTACCAGCGGCATTGACTGGTGAAAGTATTTAATGAGCGCTGACATTTCCGAGAGGCTCCGCCTGGCGTTCGGGCTCTTTTTACGCTACAGTTAAACGTTCCCATCGGAGGCGGTGGAGTGTCCAGCGGAAGTCTCCGCACAGCGAAGTTGCATAAGTGTTCAAACTCCGTGTTTGCCAAGATATGTCCAccaaagacacacactcaccgCTGCAGAACACTGAACGGTGTTTACTTGGACTCTTGGGTCAGTAGTTCAGCCCAGGAGATCAATATGCTTTCAACAGCGCTGACACCCCCGCACACATCTAGTGTCCACTTCCCCAAAGCTAAAGTTTGGGTTTATCTTTTATGAGCTCAATCTGAAACAGGCTGGGGAGGGAGGTAACAATGTCTTTGAGGTGCAGCTTTTCATGTCTGACCGCGCTGACTCTGCAAATGCTGTGCGTGGCACACGGAACCTTTGGACCCAGGGCTGAGAAAGAATTCGCCGGGCCGCTGCCGCAAGAAGCCCATCAGCATCTCAACACTTCGGCCCTAAACACTCTTTTGGCCTTTGAACCTTACCATGGCTTGGCCAGCAGAGTGTCCACTGAGCCTGAGGCCCAGCAGCGCAACATCCTGTTTTCACCACTGGGCCTGGCCTCAGCTGTGGTTCTGCTCTCCCGGGTGTCCCGCTCCGAGAGCAGGAGCCAggccctggagctgctgggcctGGCGGCCAATTCCACGGAGCGGAGCGTGGAGGACGCCGTatcatctctgactgatctGTTGCACAACCTGACTCTCcctgaggggaggggtggaggtgggggccGGGGGGCCGGTTCAGAGGCTGGAGCTGGAACCACAGCAggggatggagatggaggctCAGATGCTGGAGGCAGAGCTGATGCTGCCGAGGCTGGGACTCACGCCGGGAGTCAGCTGAAGGTGTGGAGCGGCCTACACGCAGGCGGAAATCAGTCCGACTATCAGAGTTTTCTGTCCGAGGGATGGTCGGGCTTCAACTACACCTTTGATACGTTGCAGAAAGACTTGGAGTCATCCGATGAACTCGAACTTAACAATTACGCATACTTCAAAGGTAGTTCCTTCTTGAATCGGGGGATGGGGGCTGCAGCTTGTTGAGATGATGAAAAAGCCCCACAGTCAGTGGAGCAGAAGGAGAGTCGTTAGATCAGACCCTCATCTGTTCCCTCAAACCTGGAGAAATGTCTGGGTTGCAGTGCACGTGTGAACATTGCTGTGTGtcaacactctctctctcctctctgacctcttTCCTTCTACCACTGACACCAACCAGGGCGGCTTCCGTTTGAGCGGCGCCACACGGTGCCACGCAGTTTCCAGCTGAACGCCACGGCGAGCCTGGAGGTGGCCATGATGTTCAGGGACGACTCCTCAGACGTGATGATGCTCTATGACACCAACTGCTCGGCCACGGTGGTGCAGCTCGCCCAGTCGGAACGCCTCGCttggctgctcctgctgcccaaAGCCGAGCTGCAGACCCTGGAGGGCTGCCTCTCCAGCAGACGCATGAGCTTCTGGCTCAGCAACCTGAAGCCGGGGTAGGTGGGCAGTTGTGTGCACCAGCAAATTATTACTCAGTTGAATTGAGGGAATGAGCTTCTGAATGAAGCCTGAGGGGGAAACTGTTGACACGCCGGGGGCTCTGTTCACAGGCGGGCAGAAATCCTTTTCCCCAAGTTCCAGCTGAGGAGAAGCTACAATGTGAAGAACCTCCTGAAGAACTCCGGGGCATCATCGCTCTTCTCAGACGCGCCAGACTTCTCGGGGTTATCAGAGAAGGAGACGCTGAGGCTCGTCAAGGTTCAGAGAGAAGCAGAACATCCAACTGTTGCTTTCTCCTCATCTTTGATCTTGCTTTATTGTCTTTGATGGACACGCAGGCTTCTCAGGAGGTGATGCTGGAGGTGGAAGAGGCCAAgttggaggaaggggggggttaCGATGTCCCGCTGGACTTCTCCGTCCCTCCACGGATCACCTTTAACCGACCCTTCGTACTGCTAACGTACGACCATGTGACGGGGCTGGTGCTGCTGATGGGCAGAATCTCTGACCCTGCAGATGTCTGAAGACGCCGCGCTCCTTTTTGTTTGTCATGTTAAACTGCACCCATTTTATTATATGGCTGGTttggtttgtttattttacctCCAATTATGATGAGAATTGTTTGCATCATGAAAAAGAAGCAAGATGACTGTTggccttttctttgttctcctctAAACATAAAACACTTTTCTTCCACTACTAAGTGTCTTTCTCTCACTTGTTGCTACAACCATTAATGACGACATAACGATGCATTTTATATATCGGCTAAACGGTCCAGGAGTAAAACAGTGATAAAAAAATATGGCCTAATGAAGCAAAGGAGTAAAACTACAATGAAGAAAGTTTAAGCAAGCAAATTTTCTTCATTATATTCTAATATGTAGCATGTTGtgcaggttgtgtgtgtttactgagGGATTAGTGGTACCAGCAGGCTAGAGGGCAGGTAAACAGATGTTAGCCACAAAGCTAACATGTGACTGACAGTGTTAAAATGAAGAATCATTCTGCACAGTTCAACAAGACCGACTGTGACTGTAATTGGTGCTATTGAGCCGTAGATCTGTCTGTCGGTATCTTTTACGTGGCTCCTTCTGCCAGTCGTGTGTTTCTGCCCCATATTTAGAATTATTATTGCACCTTTTCTCTTGATATTTGCTCCTTTTAAGGGTTCTTATTTCCAGGATTTTTCCACTTATCTTTTCCTTTGACTTGATCAGTCAGTCGAGTCTCTGTTACATCAGTCTCTTTGGTTATCAGGGGATGCGGGGGGGCGGATCGGTTTAATGTTTGACCCAGCTGTCATCTGATCTCCTCCACGCTCCCACATAAAAACGGGACATTCCTGTCAAACGGTCTGCCTGCAGCGAAGGAGACTCTAAAGGTAAGAAGAGAACCATATCctatagcttcagatcttcTCTCCAACTTTAACTAAAGCGCCAACATCTGAGCTTAAACATGAGCTTTAGAGCTAAATGAGCTTCTGTTTTCCTGCACAGGCTGTGAAGATGCGCGATATCATTGCTAGTTGCATGTTAGCAGCACTGCTGCTGGCCGTAGCCTCAGCCgaccaccaccaacaccacaaCCACAACCACCAGCACGGCCCCAAAGGTCATGATGGAGAAGACATCTGCCACCTACTTTCCAATGGAAACGCCGACTTTGGCTTCGCCCTCTACAAACAACTGAATGCTAAATCTGATGCTGGAAAGAACATCTTCTTCTCACCGCTGGGCATCTCCTCCGCCCTCTCTGTGCTGACCAAAGGGGCTCGTGGTGACACCCGCAGCCAGCTGTTCTCCACCCTGGGCTACGGCGCCTTTAACCAGTCTCAGGTCGATGAGGCCTACATGCATCTCTTCCACATGTTTAAGCACAACAGGGGAAACCAGGAGCTGCGTCTGGGCAACGCCGCCGCAGTCGACAAGACCTTCAACCCTCTGAAGGCCTACATGACTGATATCAAGGACTACTACTCTGCCGAGGTCCTCGACGTCGACTTTAAGAATCCTGCCGAGGCCGCCGCAGAGATCAACAAATACATTGCCCTTAACACAGGAGACATGATCAAAGACCAGGTGAAGGACCTGGACCCTGATACCGCCATGGTGCTGATCAACTACATCTTCTTCAAAGGTAGGAGACACACAGTCGCCTGATGATGAAGTTTTTGATCTCTCACTAATGTTGTGTCTTTATCCCTTGTCCATCCTGCTAGGAGAGTGGGAGAGACCCTTTAACAGCAACCTGACACAGAAGATGGACTTCAACGTGGACGAGTCCACCAAGGTTCAGGTCGACATGATGAGGAGGACAGGTCGCTTTGACTACTACAGCGACTTTGACAACCACAGCTCCATCATCATGCTGCCTTACAAGGGCAACACCTCCATGATGATCATCCTGCCCAATGAAGGCAAGATGAAGCATGTGGAGAACTCCATCTCCAAGGAACAAATCCTTCACTGGTTCAACTCACT
Protein-coding sequences here:
- the LOC101073758 gene encoding alpha-1-antitrypsin homolog, which codes for MRDIIASCMLAALLLAVASADHHQHHNHNHQHGPKGHDGEDICHLLSNGNADFGFALYKQLNAKSDAGKNIFFSPLGISSALSVLTKGARGDTRSQLFSTLGYGAFNQSQVDEAYMHLFHMFKHNRGNQELRLGNAAAVDKTFNPLKAYMTDIKDYYSAEVLDVDFKNPAEAAAEINKYIALNTGDMIKDQVKDLDPDTAMVLINYIFFKGEWERPFNSNLTQKMDFNVDESTKVQVDMMRRTGRFDYYSDFDNHSSIIMLPYKGNTSMMIILPNEGKMKHVENSISKEQILHWFNSLFRMSVELMLPKFSISADASLNEVLQEMGVTNVFSDAADLSGISQEPKLKVSKVSHRAVLDVDEKGTTAAASTTIEIMPMSMPGTMKVDRPFLVLILERSTRSILFMGKINNPTAQ
- the LOC105417541 gene encoding alpha-1-antiproteinase-like; the protein is MSLRCSFSCLTALTLQMLCVAHGTFGPRAEKEFAGPLPQEAHQHLNTSALNTLLAFEPYHGLASRVSTEPEAQQRNILFSPLGLASAVVLLSRVSRSESRSQALELLGLAANSTERSVEDAVSSLTDLLHNLTLPEGRGGGGGRGAGSEAGAGTTAGDGDGGSDAGGRADAAEAGTHAGSQLKVWSGLHAGGNQSDYQSFLSEGWSGFNYTFDTLQKDLESSDELELNNYAYFKGRLPFERRHTVPRSFQLNATASLEVAMMFRDDSSDVMMLYDTNCSATVVQLAQSERLAWLLLLPKAELQTLEGCLSSRRMSFWLSNLKPGRAEILFPKFQLRRSYNVKNLLKNSGASSLFSDAPDFSGLSEKETLRLVKASQEVMLEVEEAKLEEGGGYDVPLDFSVPPRITFNRPFVLLTYDHVTGLVLLMGRISDPADV
- the clmnb gene encoding uncharacterized protein clmnb encodes the protein MEDEAKVDSQRGADGGRKNDEEPRTADERAAVQARTFTRWINLVLQRNDPPAAVRDLFKDIRDGRILMALLERLSGSQLLYRFRSPPQRIFRLKNVSKVLAFLDGKQVDLLSISASGVVDGDPSVVLSLLWSIILHFQVKQVVGGLQEPSSSPPLCSTERPTQTGESGADTLPSKGRQAARESEHHGKTVHALLQRVQRCTSEFGVEVDDFGKSWSSGLAFLALIKSINPALVDLRESLLREPRENIQQAFTLASCSLGIAPLLEPDDVLSTFIDEPSIITYVSTFFQHCSTTDEDCSGCSEDTEANFGSLGTGFGGNLAIDPEAQALLKCSEKSCEQQLWKKWSRRASARGNSEEPVGDGASGSKKGRYPNPPSPLNANIASQEIQSWMKTSDRSQHRMYESHFSLSSEEGVYSLSVVDSEEEEEAWSPILGLNRGVFQPCSRLKTEKTLLKRGQTGEKLTAESWVDRTSAWNERSSGEMVNNEPEGDIRKTEACEDESFVRGQMSDGGACIDKEGNPRSTVSRYHKTQALGGGATEINHSEAAGCKKEQKGQTERSLFEKRGKVREQTKSGGGEEEEEEEEEEEEGAATVSRGQHWQERDTSTRGCSGICQTFRQGGFPPETSNAAGLTPPETEVLLLLWILTYCCFILYHMIS